In Nitrosococcus oceani ATCC 19707, the following proteins share a genomic window:
- a CDS encoding VOC family protein, which yields MSMQSPSATKARALGINHIALEVDDVNAALDFYGQIVEFSLRGRHEGMAFIDLGDQFIALTEKRTQEPDKHRHFGLVVDDKAMVKKTLEALNIETLPGAFLDFIDPWGNRVQIVQYSEIQFTKAPHVLRGMGIKQLDKSDEAVQALAEKGMAPE from the coding sequence ATGTCCATGCAAAGTCCCTCGGCAACCAAAGCACGTGCTCTCGGAATCAACCATATAGCCTTGGAAGTAGATGACGTCAATGCAGCCTTAGATTTTTACGGCCAGATCGTCGAGTTTAGCTTGCGGGGACGGCATGAAGGAATGGCGTTCATCGATTTAGGCGATCAATTTATCGCCTTGACGGAAAAACGCACTCAAGAGCCGGATAAACACCGCCACTTTGGTTTGGTCGTCGATGACAAAGCCATGGTCAAAAAAACGCTCGAGGCACTCAATATTGAGACTTTACCCGGTGCATTCCTCGACTTCATCGATCCCTGGGGCAATCGGGTACAAATCGTTCAGTACAGTGAAATTCAGTTTACCAAAGCGCCCCATGTTTTACGTGGTATGGGAATCAAGCAACTCGATAAATCTGATGAAGCAGTACAAGCCCTTGCTGAAAAAGGAATGGCCCCAGAATAA